One window of Nostoc sp. C052 genomic DNA carries:
- a CDS encoding acyl-CoA dehydrogenase family protein: protein MIKIEEKVLDSTFQFSAPVTANSPELQTLFDFIALGAAERDRDRILPYDVVELIRRSGLGALRIPVAEGGGGSSARELFEVAIRLGDADPNVAHIVRNHFSVTERILRSERTPRNRRWLKAVVDGAIIGLASTELEVKRAGGGQVANTKLTPDDNGYRLNGTKYYSTGSLYADLIFVRLLTPNDTVATALLPTKREGIDLVDDWDGFGQRLTGTGTTTFTNVRVEADEVILETDTDKDNLPYNIVPQLFLTAINAGIIRSVLRDATALIHKRPRTFYHATTEQAADDPILQQTVGQIASNAFAAEAIVLAAAEVLDRLPAAQAQGEESETAVALAASLSAAKAKLIVDELALKSATLLFEVGGASTTKKSSNFDRHWRNARTLASHNPGHFKARAIGNYEINGTPLPTRGFF from the coding sequence ATGATCAAGATTGAAGAAAAAGTTCTAGACTCCACATTCCAGTTTTCGGCTCCTGTCACCGCGAACTCTCCAGAACTCCAAACCCTTTTCGATTTTATTGCTTTGGGAGCTGCCGAACGCGATCGCGATCGCATCCTTCCTTATGATGTGGTCGAACTGATCCGGCGTTCGGGATTGGGTGCATTGCGAATCCCTGTTGCTGAGGGTGGCGGCGGTAGCAGCGCGCGCGAACTGTTCGAGGTCGCCATTCGGCTGGGAGATGCTGACCCAAACGTTGCTCACATTGTACGGAATCATTTCTCTGTGACAGAGCGGATTTTGCGCTCAGAACGCACTCCCCGGAATCGTCGATGGCTGAAAGCTGTTGTCGATGGTGCAATCATCGGCCTCGCTTCCACTGAACTGGAGGTTAAGCGAGCTGGTGGCGGCCAAGTTGCGAATACAAAATTGACACCTGACGACAATGGTTATCGTCTGAACGGGACGAAGTATTACAGCACTGGAAGCCTTTATGCAGATTTGATATTTGTGCGTCTATTAACACCCAATGACACCGTAGCGACAGCGCTTTTGCCAACCAAACGCGAGGGGATTGACCTTGTGGACGACTGGGATGGCTTTGGGCAAAGGCTGACTGGTACAGGAACGACTACATTCACAAATGTCCGCGTAGAAGCAGATGAAGTTATTCTTGAGACAGATACAGACAAGGACAACTTGCCATATAATATAGTTCCCCAATTATTTCTGACTGCAATTAACGCTGGCATTATTCGCAGCGTTCTCCGCGATGCAACGGCACTGATTCACAAACGACCCAGAACCTTTTACCATGCTACAACCGAGCAAGCCGCAGATGACCCAATTTTACAGCAGACCGTTGGTCAGATTGCCAGTAACGCTTTTGCCGCCGAAGCGATCGTTCTAGCCGCCGCCGAGGTTCTCGATCGCCTTCCTGCTGCTCAAGCTCAGGGTGAAGAATCTGAGACAGCTGTAGCGCTGGCAGCTTCTTTGAGTGCAGCCAAGGCAAAATTAATTGTTGATGAATTAGCGCTAAAATCAGCCACTTTGTTATTCGAGGTTGGCGGCGCTTCTACAACCAAGAAAAGCTCCAACTTTGATCGTCATTGGCGCAATGCACGCACCCTGGCATCTCATAATCCAGGTCACTTCAAAGCTCGTGCGATCGGGAACTACGAGATCAACGGTACACCACTGCCGACGCGAGGATTTTTCTAA
- a CDS encoding ATP-binding protein, which yields MSHFAHSTLGQSSYPRLTRSLSAVESWGFGLTAHISWTALVPAIHAALGFQAIFVWIPAVIFGMLLNYQVKSLGIHFINVAGGTPNYTTKLLQRYPGLARYAAIGYLLNWVSYLSVNTIVLRDLIKVNLEALGITCPDIFLDLSFTLLPFIVAFSGTRALSILHLFFVIPAFGLLITFCVQGLAWLAFSPVSPGFFPSNWSALSFVDWAKWFFFVTYATYSCETASSFVADSRQPTQTLRFLDVAAWMMPPIFLGGSWVVMRLATNPNLKDNAFLNLVEASQLFWGRFAGLSVSFLLVAACLLGSATVVSNCPRILYQLSLDNHLSPVFSVVSRRGVFVPALTLTLLLCLVYLIWGDVARIVAVGNVGWFVSFMLLHLGLWLGRDRPEVLFPRISLGIFLLEVVVLLVGGFAWGWLNFLIGLLFPIGVLGIDAVIRRVNFAPFHTSWWMQRYRTRSVVIIKDSVILQVSILIFLLCSAVAVGWLFGVKLNNVATAGGENIFVVLLMSVAFVGVAIACWTTIPQVVAIAEARESAEHLFTVAQDGILVVDDRGIIQQANPATKSFFGVNPSELRGNHLNKWLPALVYYPDQWTKRSEQPLLGHGKNRTLEVSISDRPHQDFQEYVVILHDITQRKQAEQVLRYSEAQLRQEAKQLASQLVHSEKMSSLGQLVAGVAHEINNPVNFISGNIGYANQYIQDLLRLLQLYQQNYPHPATEIQQQTEAIDLNFLIADLPNLLTSMTVGAERITEIVLSLRNFSRLDEAEMKAVNIHEGIDNTLMILEHRLKPKSNHLTIEVIKEYGDLPLVECYAGQLNQVFMNLLANAIDALQESVENIEWGVGEKALPTPQIRIHTQLTSENQVVICIADNGTGIPENVQKHLFEPFFTTKPIGKGTGLGLSISYQIITQKHQGKLQCISAPGQGTEFVIVIPLNQQNN from the coding sequence ATGTCCCATTTTGCTCATTCCACTTTGGGCCAATCTTCTTACCCTCGCTTAACTAGAAGCTTAAGTGCTGTTGAAAGTTGGGGTTTTGGTTTGACGGCTCATATTTCTTGGACAGCATTGGTTCCAGCAATTCATGCTGCTCTCGGTTTCCAAGCTATTTTTGTTTGGATACCTGCGGTAATTTTCGGAATGCTACTCAACTATCAAGTAAAAAGCTTAGGTATACATTTTATCAATGTAGCTGGAGGAACACCTAACTATACTACCAAGCTACTGCAACGTTACCCTGGACTAGCTCGTTATGCAGCAATTGGATACCTTCTCAACTGGGTTTCTTACCTATCAGTTAATACAATCGTACTTAGAGATTTAATTAAGGTGAATTTGGAGGCGCTAGGTATTACCTGTCCAGATATATTTTTGGATCTGAGTTTTACACTGTTGCCTTTTATCGTGGCGTTTAGTGGGACTCGCGCCCTGAGTATTTTACATTTGTTTTTTGTAATTCCAGCCTTTGGATTGCTAATAACCTTCTGTGTGCAAGGTCTGGCTTGGTTAGCGTTTTCTCCCGTTAGTCCTGGTTTTTTTCCTAGCAATTGGTCAGCGTTGAGCTTTGTAGATTGGGCAAAGTGGTTCTTTTTTGTCACTTATGCAACCTATAGTTGTGAAACGGCTTCTTCTTTTGTCGCTGATAGCCGCCAACCCACTCAGACGCTACGCTTTCTAGACGTTGCCGCTTGGATGATGCCACCCATCTTTTTGGGTGGGTCTTGGGTAGTCATGCGGTTAGCAACAAATCCCAACCTGAAAGATAATGCTTTTCTGAATCTTGTAGAGGCTTCCCAGCTCTTTTGGGGAAGATTTGCTGGTTTAAGTGTTTCTTTTTTGTTAGTAGCTGCTTGTCTTTTAGGTTCGGCAACGGTGGTTTCTAATTGTCCACGAATTCTGTATCAATTGTCTTTAGATAACCATCTTTCACCAGTATTTTCCGTTGTCTCACGTCGGGGTGTGTTTGTCCCAGCTTTGACATTGACACTGCTATTGTGCTTAGTCTATTTGATTTGGGGAGATGTGGCGCGAATCGTCGCTGTTGGTAACGTCGGTTGGTTTGTCTCATTTATGTTACTGCATCTAGGGCTTTGGCTTGGGCGCGATCGCCCAGAAGTTTTGTTCCCTCGCATCTCTTTAGGCATTTTTCTATTAGAAGTTGTAGTGCTGTTAGTGGGTGGATTTGCCTGGGGTTGGCTGAACTTCCTGATTGGGTTATTGTTTCCCATTGGTGTCTTAGGAATTGATGCAGTAATTCGCCGTGTGAATTTTGCTCCTTTCCATACCAGTTGGTGGATGCAGCGATATCGCACGCGTTCTGTGGTAATCATCAAAGATTCAGTAATTCTTCAGGTGAGCATCCTGATTTTTTTATTGTGTAGCGCAGTGGCAGTTGGTTGGTTATTTGGCGTCAAACTTAATAACGTGGCAACTGCGGGGGGTGAGAATATATTTGTGGTGTTGCTGATGAGCGTGGCATTTGTCGGTGTAGCGATCGCTTGTTGGACAACTATACCGCAAGTGGTGGCGATCGCAGAAGCACGAGAATCTGCCGAACACCTGTTTACTGTTGCCCAAGATGGTATTTTAGTCGTAGACGATCGAGGCATTATTCAGCAAGCTAACCCAGCCACCAAATCATTCTTTGGTGTCAACCCATCTGAGTTACGGGGAAATCACCTCAATAAATGGCTACCCGCATTAGTCTACTATCCAGACCAGTGGACAAAGCGTAGCGAACAACCCCTACTCGGTCATGGGAAAAACAGAACTTTGGAAGTTTCCATCTCAGACCGACCTCATCAGGATTTTCAGGAATACGTTGTTATTCTTCACGACATTACCCAGCGCAAACAAGCAGAGCAAGTATTGCGATACTCAGAAGCACAATTGCGCCAAGAGGCCAAGCAGTTAGCATCTCAACTGGTGCATAGTGAAAAAATGTCCAGTTTAGGGCAGTTAGTCGCAGGTGTAGCGCACGAAATCAACAACCCAGTCAATTTTATCTCTGGCAATATCGGCTATGCGAATCAATATATCCAAGATTTATTGAGACTGCTGCAACTATACCAGCAAAACTATCCTCATCCAGCTACAGAAATTCAACAACAAACAGAAGCCATTGATTTAAATTTCCTGATTGCAGACTTGCCAAACTTGCTAACTTCGATGACCGTTGGTGCCGAACGAATCACCGAAATTGTCTTATCTTTGCGAAACTTTTCCCGCTTAGACGAAGCAGAGATGAAAGCAGTGAATATCCATGAAGGTATAGATAATACCTTGATGATTCTGGAACATCGCCTCAAACCTAAATCTAACCATCTCACCATTGAAGTGATTAAAGAGTATGGCGACCTGCCATTGGTAGAATGTTATGCTGGACAACTGAATCAAGTATTTATGAATCTTCTTGCAAATGCGATCGATGCTTTGCAAGAGTCGGTAGAGAATATTGAGTGGGGAGTAGGAGAAAAAGCGCTCCCAACTCCCCAGATACGTATTCATACTCAACTCACTAGCGAAAATCAGGTAGTTATTTGCATTGCTGATAATGGTACAGGCATTCCAGAAAATGTACAAAAACACTTATTTGAACCATTTTTTACTACTAAACCAATTGGTAAAGGTACTGGGTTAGGTTTATCTATTAGTTATCAAATTATCACCCAAAAACATCAGGGAAAATTACAATGTATTTCTGCTCCTGGACAAGGGACAGAATTTGTAATTGTAATTCCGTTGAATCAGCAAAATAATTGA
- a CDS encoding RDD family protein — MTIERLPQKHYPKAEIGRRGMALGLDFLGVWLVSSLLGGGDIGIQFVEILVFVILWLVSRVLVPYNNQGQSLGRWAFDLKVLEVEDGQIMGRIPDLLSLVKREAIIGLGALLVSIALSNIRANPTAILLVFPLAIDCGTAFSDTQMRQALHDRYCGTFIVSSRRGYSLDIKIKRLVDNMRRNVRR, encoded by the coding sequence ATGACTATCGAACGACTTCCCCAAAAACACTATCCCAAGGCTGAGATTGGGCGGCGAGGTATGGCATTAGGACTTGATTTTCTTGGTGTCTGGTTAGTCAGTTCCCTGCTGGGAGGCGGCGATATCGGGATTCAATTTGTGGAGATATTAGTCTTTGTCATACTTTGGCTAGTTTCGCGGGTGCTGGTGCCATACAACAATCAAGGGCAAAGTTTAGGGCGTTGGGCTTTCGATTTAAAGGTGTTGGAAGTCGAAGATGGGCAAATCATGGGCAGAATTCCAGATTTGCTCTCGCTGGTGAAGCGAGAGGCGATTATCGGCTTAGGTGCTTTATTAGTGTCAATTGCCCTGAGCAATATTAGAGCCAATCCCACTGCTATACTGCTAGTATTTCCCCTAGCGATCGATTGTGGCACTGCCTTCTCTGATACCCAGATGCGGCAGGCTTTGCACGATCGCTATTGCGGAACTTTCATCGTCTCGTCGCGTCGTGGCTACTCGCTCGATATAAAAATTAAAAGATTAGTTGATAATATGCGGCGGAATGTGAGAAGATAG
- a CDS encoding DUF2157 domain-containing protein, producing MSSPLERPLIIEVRLPSSHPHLLEGLDIWLRLGLISDIQVKQLCQEFLVCAVVLKPQAEAKTKVVFATYDPVQQLSTAALQSSSRRQPQQTPSKPNFISTMLQSLGAELSVRWLLFLGVFLVVVSSGVLAASQWERFPASGQYGVLFAYTLSFWGLSFWATRQNNLRLTAQTLLIVTLLLVPVNFWAIDSFQLWRNPVDWIVVAIACPTLTAITVLLSKNRTIFANLHPGKLPLANIIGLSYLHWGWQLRGFPLIAVYVAMIGTTIITIYHNLYQQPHTVSEEDRGNRRRLSISLTAAVIIYALVVLLVRAIFVAKVDITQLGLAIGICGWLVTWLVQRARGRRQGAGGAGEVTLISSSSSSFLLLWERLGGILIFLGWLVSVVNYPWQAIAVSGLGLWFVGSRLWQYSLKVDLAAVFVIGLETIWLGWRLVPDNLQKLAIATSTQLTNSQNEPWALLGIALFPYVILMVALTDSLYRSQKRELAKFGELLTLLLGAFLTTIALINPTLRSLNLLFSTTTLAFVTQRRSPSSLPLIYLTHIMGVLAFCSTINWLLPNLSPQAWASILLALMVAEWGFSLSNGLWRRSAWDIGLGLAAASFLILWMNAESSWYGIVDSQGNWGVLWLVTPLALTGVANATIIERRITSRYLSVLTVVVAQLLTLQLPGIRLIGLAVGAGLMFANTRYLRNQASALITEGFVLSFIGALLWTGVPGLPRLAVGGWFVAGAIATLSLWLARTVLSRRTNELATIYGAASDRWAIALCGFELLGLTLHSVLIYRGFTTSGFLFLIATAITLAAIVYRSWREPTNWAFYGIGWCLELLIAQMLGLGERSIVKIAIANIALGLIAQLVGEWWRRRHQLEKLPSSLHILPLVYAAFSVLLRLDTFTEWTGLCSLGVALIIIGVGRRRENFKPLLYLGIIGISISAYELLFYQMSQASGGALGDGLIAMSTLGASIMYAYRILSPWLVSYLRLTPQELEGIAHIHWAWSSCLLMAAIPLPIAVNRLVGLATGVFLIRYAIFQGRNSRTSPSIFRGITIAEMWVYLGLLEVAGMRVYWRETAVGKFWAGPLVPWNGAIACVVAYFLYILPWERWGWSKRPWQQAAYIIPLIILWETRLQTYPVTLVLAAGFYIFLAKVGENIRFTYVSVALIDWALYRWFNSLHLTDALWYVTPIGLSLLYIAQIDIQLKLPEYKKSRHLLRVLGSGLICGWAILFNQDTAWIPGIFSLIAIFAGLALRVRAFLYIGTATFLITTINQSVILSSHYSFLKWVIGLLVGILLIYIAANFETRRAQITSLIRSAIDEFQSWE from the coding sequence ATGTCATCGCCCCTTGAGCGTCCGCTGATAATTGAAGTCAGACTGCCATCTTCCCATCCTCATTTATTAGAAGGACTAGATATATGGCTGCGCTTAGGTTTAATATCCGATATCCAAGTTAAGCAGCTATGCCAAGAGTTTCTGGTGTGTGCGGTGGTGTTAAAACCCCAAGCTGAAGCGAAAACAAAGGTAGTATTTGCAACTTATGACCCCGTACAGCAGTTGTCTACAGCAGCTTTACAATCTAGTAGCCGTAGACAACCGCAACAAACACCATCTAAACCCAACTTTATCAGCACAATGTTGCAGTCTTTGGGGGCTGAACTGAGTGTACGTTGGCTGCTTTTTCTAGGCGTTTTCCTGGTAGTGGTATCCTCTGGGGTACTGGCTGCTAGTCAGTGGGAGAGGTTTCCGGCTTCTGGACAGTATGGGGTTTTATTTGCTTATACTTTAAGTTTTTGGGGGTTAAGCTTTTGGGCAACTAGGCAAAATAATCTCAGATTGACGGCTCAGACATTGCTGATTGTGACTCTTTTGTTAGTGCCAGTGAATTTTTGGGCAATTGATAGCTTTCAATTGTGGCGGAATCCTGTTGATTGGATTGTAGTTGCGATCGCCTGTCCTACCCTCACTGCTATAACTGTTTTACTCTCCAAAAATCGGACTATTTTTGCTAATTTACATCCTGGCAAATTACCTCTAGCAAATATTATTGGACTGAGTTATCTGCATTGGGGTTGGCAATTAAGAGGATTTCCCTTAATTGCTGTTTATGTGGCAATGATCGGCACAACTATTATTACTATCTATCACAATCTTTACCAACAGCCTCATACTGTCAGTGAGGAAGATCGAGGCAATCGCCGTAGGCTAAGTATTAGTTTAACTGCCGCTGTAATTATTTATGCTCTAGTAGTGCTGCTAGTGCGAGCAATTTTTGTTGCCAAGGTAGATATCACGCAGTTGGGGTTAGCGATTGGTATTTGCGGCTGGTTGGTGACTTGGTTAGTACAAAGGGCAAGGGGCAGAAGGCAGGGGGCAGGGGGAGCAGGGGAAGTAACATTAATATCCTCCTCATCTTCCTCATTTCTTTTACTCTGGGAAAGACTTGGTGGCATTTTAATTTTTCTGGGTTGGCTGGTATCGGTAGTAAATTATCCTTGGCAAGCGATCGCTGTCAGTGGTTTGGGTTTATGGTTTGTGGGGAGTCGCTTGTGGCAGTACAGTCTAAAGGTAGACTTGGCAGCGGTCTTCGTTATTGGCTTAGAGACGATTTGGCTAGGTTGGCGGTTAGTACCTGATAACTTACAGAAATTAGCGATCGCAACTAGTACTCAACTCACCAATTCTCAAAATGAACCCTGGGCTTTATTGGGTATAGCTTTATTTCCCTACGTAATTTTGATGGTGGCGCTCACAGATAGCTTGTATCGCAGTCAAAAGCGAGAATTAGCTAAATTTGGCGAACTACTCACCCTCTTATTAGGAGCTTTTTTAACAACGATTGCTCTGATAAATCCGACATTGCGATCGCTAAATCTATTATTTTCTACCACCACTCTGGCATTCGTCACTCAACGCCGTTCCCCTTCATCCCTTCCCTTGATATACCTAACTCACATCATGGGGGTGCTGGCATTTTGCTCTACAATTAATTGGCTATTACCAAACCTGAGTCCACAAGCCTGGGCAAGTATTTTATTGGCTCTGATGGTTGCAGAATGGGGATTTAGCCTCAGCAATGGACTATGGCGACGTAGTGCATGGGACATCGGTTTAGGACTAGCCGCAGCTAGTTTTTTAATCTTGTGGATGAATGCAGAATCATCTTGGTATGGCATAGTTGATAGTCAAGGCAATTGGGGAGTCTTATGGCTAGTTACGCCTTTAGCTCTCACGGGTGTTGCCAATGCCACAATTATCGAGCGTCGCATTACTAGCCGTTACTTGAGTGTCTTAACTGTGGTAGTTGCCCAGCTATTGACGTTACAGCTACCAGGAATCAGATTAATCGGTTTGGCTGTAGGTGCTGGGTTGATGTTTGCCAATACGCGCTATTTGCGAAACCAAGCATCTGCGCTAATTACAGAAGGATTTGTTTTAAGTTTCATTGGGGCGTTGCTGTGGACAGGTGTGCCTGGTTTACCTCGCCTAGCCGTAGGAGGTTGGTTTGTCGCAGGAGCGATCGCAACTTTAAGTTTATGGTTAGCACGGACTGTTTTAAGCCGACGCACTAACGAATTAGCAACGATCTATGGAGCCGCTAGCGATCGGTGGGCGATCGCCTTGTGTGGTTTTGAATTGTTGGGTTTGACGCTGCACTCAGTACTGATTTATCGGGGGTTTACCACTTCGGGATTTTTGTTCTTAATTGCCACTGCAATCACCTTAGCAGCCATTGTTTATCGCAGTTGGCGAGAACCGACAAATTGGGCATTTTATGGTATTGGTTGGTGTTTAGAATTGTTGATTGCCCAGATGTTGGGGTTGGGGGAACGCTCAATTGTTAAAATAGCGATCGCCAATATTGCCTTGGGTTTAATTGCTCAACTTGTTGGCGAGTGGTGGCGACGAAGGCATCAATTAGAAAAGCTTCCTAGCAGCCTTCACATTTTGCCATTAGTCTATGCTGCATTCAGTGTATTGCTGCGTTTGGACACCTTTACCGAGTGGACAGGGTTGTGTTCTTTGGGTGTAGCTTTAATTATTATTGGCGTGGGAAGACGGCGCGAGAACTTCAAACCGTTGTTGTACTTAGGAATTATTGGCATATCAATTTCTGCTTATGAACTTTTGTTCTATCAAATGTCACAAGCATCAGGAGGAGCATTAGGTGATGGATTGATTGCCATGTCTACCCTTGGTGCAAGTATCATGTATGCTTACCGCATTCTGTCCCCTTGGCTTGTCAGCTACTTACGTCTAACTCCCCAAGAACTGGAAGGAATTGCCCATATTCATTGGGCTTGGAGTAGCTGTTTATTAATGGCTGCCATTCCTCTTCCCATTGCAGTTAACCGTTTAGTGGGATTGGCAACGGGAGTATTTTTGATTCGTTATGCCATCTTTCAGGGACGAAATTCGCGCACTTCCCCCAGCATCTTCAGAGGAATTACAATCGCCGAGATGTGGGTTTACCTTGGCTTATTAGAGGTAGCCGGCATGAGGGTTTATTGGCGCGAGACAGCAGTCGGAAAATTTTGGGCTGGGCCATTAGTTCCTTGGAATGGTGCGATCGCTTGTGTCGTAGCCTACTTTCTCTACATCCTACCTTGGGAAAGGTGGGGTTGGTCTAAAAGACCTTGGCAACAAGCCGCTTACATCATACCGCTAATAATTTTATGGGAAACCAGACTGCAAACTTACCCAGTTACCTTAGTACTTGCAGCTGGATTCTACATCTTCCTCGCAAAAGTGGGTGAAAACATCCGTTTTACTTATGTTAGTGTGGCGTTGATTGATTGGGCGCTTTACCGTTGGTTTAATTCCTTACATCTAACTGATGCTTTGTGGTATGTCACACCAATTGGATTATCACTGCTTTATATTGCTCAAATAGATATCCAGCTGAAGCTACCAGAGTACAAAAAATCTCGTCATCTTCTGAGAGTGCTAGGGAGTGGTTTAATTTGTGGGTGGGCAATTTTATTTAATCAAGATACAGCCTGGATACCGGGAATTTTCAGTCTCATCGCTATTTTTGCTGGATTAGCTTTGCGAGTACGGGCTTTTCTCTACATTGGTACAGCCACTTTTTTAATTACTACAATCAATCAATCGGTAATTTTAAGTTCGCATTACTCTTTTTTAAAATGGGTTATTGGCTTACTAGTTGGCATCTTGCTAATTTACATCGCCGCCAACTTTGAAACCCGCCGCGCTCAAATAACATCTCTAATTCGTAGCGCCATTGATGAATTTCAATCATGGGAATAG
- a CDS encoding class II aldolase/adducin family protein gives MVQTSFVRPSNPFQPPTFVSIESERRHRQERLAAAFRVFARLGFAQGLAGHITARDPELTDHFWVNPFGIHFSRIRASDLILVNSEGQVVQGEGKVSQAAFAIHSQIHEARPDVIAAAHAHSFYGKTWSSLGRLLDPITQDSCAFYQDHALFDDFTGIVLETSEGKRIAQALGKNKAAILRNHGILTVGHSVDEAAWWYIRLEDTAKAQLLAEAVGKPVLIDHDIALNIQQRGGTHQAGWGGFQYLWDEITHEQPDLFD, from the coding sequence ATGGTGCAAACTTCTTTCGTCCGCCCCAGTAATCCCTTCCAACCACCGACCTTCGTTTCTATTGAATCGGAGCGTCGTCATCGCCAAGAACGTTTGGCAGCAGCTTTTCGGGTATTTGCGCGTTTGGGTTTTGCTCAAGGATTGGCAGGACATATCACTGCCCGCGATCCTGAACTTACCGACCACTTTTGGGTAAATCCCTTTGGGATACATTTCAGTCGCATTCGCGCATCAGACCTGATATTGGTAAATAGTGAAGGTCAAGTAGTCCAAGGTGAAGGTAAAGTTAGTCAAGCAGCATTTGCCATACACTCTCAAATCCACGAAGCCCGCCCCGATGTTATAGCTGCGGCTCATGCCCATTCCTTCTATGGCAAAACTTGGTCATCTTTGGGTCGGTTGCTCGACCCGATTACCCAAGATTCCTGTGCTTTTTATCAAGATCATGCTCTATTTGATGATTTTACAGGCATTGTCTTGGAGACAAGTGAAGGAAAACGCATTGCTCAAGCACTAGGCAAGAACAAAGCTGCGATTTTACGCAACCACGGCATATTGACCGTGGGACACAGTGTAGATGAAGCCGCTTGGTGGTATATAAGGTTAGAGGATACTGCTAAAGCACAATTGCTAGCAGAAGCCGTAGGAAAACCTGTCCTGATTGACCATGACATCGCCTTAAATATCCAACAACGCGGCGGTACTCACCAAGCAGGCTGGGGTGGATTCCAGTATTTGTGGGATGAAATTACCCACGAGCAGCCAGATTTATTTGATTGA
- a CDS encoding glycosyltransferase family 39 protein: MKKQLSQRWMIPKTGLHFVIIILLVIGVFFRFTNIDKKLYWGDEVFSSLRISGYMQSEMKEQLDNGHLLSIEDLHKYQYPNPEKNAIDTLKGVVLEDSQILPLYILLARFWVECFGNSVAVTRSFSAFLSLLTFPCLYWLCRELFKSSLVGWVAIALVAVSPIHVVYAQEARAYSLWIVAILISSVALLRAIRLKTKVSWCIYTATLVLGFYSHVFFTLVAFGQGIYVLTIERFRLSKTSIYYLISSLAGFITFVPWIWIIYTNPQPAAVAWTNAKQTLFGSGERWAGIFSRTFLDFGISPIDLGKFKIVLIPFIFIILALISYSIYVLCRRTSKEVWLFVLTLIGSVVLPLLVTDFIFQKRYATSRYTLPSVLGIQLAVAYLLTTKITSISTKAWKKQLWSFVAFMVITGGVVSCIYHSQARIWWNQFPEKYQEFPKIANIISQSNKPLIISDEKNILPPIQILGHLVDSKVQFQIVKENQLPEITDGFTDIFVFLYEPSDFLKAGIEKVYNSKLQQLDNFLWKIIKPS; encoded by the coding sequence ATGAAAAAGCAATTGTCACAGAGATGGATGATTCCTAAAACTGGGTTACATTTTGTAATCATTATCCTATTAGTAATAGGCGTATTTTTTCGCTTCACTAATATTGACAAAAAACTTTATTGGGGTGATGAAGTTTTCTCGTCTTTACGCATATCTGGCTATATGCAGTCAGAAATGAAGGAGCAGTTAGACAATGGTCATTTGTTAAGCATAGAAGATTTGCATAAATATCAGTATCCCAATCCTGAAAAAAACGCAATTGATACACTTAAAGGGGTTGTTTTAGAAGACTCGCAGATTTTGCCGTTATACATCTTGCTGGCCCGATTTTGGGTAGAGTGCTTTGGCAATTCTGTAGCAGTGACAAGAAGTTTTTCGGCATTCCTGAGTCTGCTCACCTTTCCTTGTCTTTATTGGCTATGTCGAGAATTATTTAAGTCTTCACTAGTAGGGTGGGTAGCCATTGCATTGGTAGCTGTTTCACCTATTCATGTGGTGTATGCACAAGAAGCACGAGCATACAGTTTATGGATAGTAGCTATCTTAATATCGAGCGTAGCACTGTTGCGAGCTATACGCCTGAAAACAAAAGTTAGTTGGTGTATTTATACAGCAACATTGGTATTAGGGTTTTATTCTCATGTGTTTTTTACCTTGGTTGCTTTTGGCCAGGGAATTTATGTACTTACAATTGAACGCTTCCGATTGAGTAAAACATCAATTTATTACCTGATATCATCGCTGGCGGGTTTTATAACTTTTGTACCTTGGATTTGGATTATTTATACCAATCCTCAGCCAGCAGCAGTAGCTTGGACAAATGCTAAACAAACATTATTTGGGTCAGGGGAAAGGTGGGCTGGGATCTTTAGCCGGACGTTTCTTGATTTCGGTATTAGTCCTATCGATCTAGGAAAATTTAAGATTGTCTTGATTCCTTTTATTTTCATTATTTTAGCTCTGATCAGCTACTCAATTTATGTTCTCTGTCGAAGAACATCTAAAGAAGTTTGGTTATTTGTCTTAACCTTGATTGGGTCTGTAGTGCTTCCCCTACTAGTAACGGATTTCATCTTTCAAAAGCGATACGCTACTAGTCGATATACACTTCCCTCCGTTTTAGGTATACAGTTGGCTGTTGCTTACTTACTTACCACTAAAATCACGTCTATTTCTACTAAAGCTTGGAAAAAACAGCTCTGGTCATTTGTAGCGTTCATGGTAATTACGGGCGGAGTTGTCTCTTGTATATACCACTCTCAAGCCCGGATTTGGTGGAACCAATTTCCTGAAAAATACCAAGAATTTCCTAAAATTGCTAATATTATCAGTCAAAGTAATAAACCCCTGATAATTAGTGATGAGAAAAATATACTTCCACCAATACAAATACTTGGTCACTTAGTTGATTCAAAAGTGCAATTTCAAATTGTCAAAGAAAATCAGTTGCCAGAAATTACTGATGGCTTTACTGACATATTTGTATTCTTGTACGAGCCGTCTGATTTCTTAAAAGCTGGAATTGAAAAAGTTTATAATTCAAAGTTACAGCAGCTAGACAACTTTCTCTGGAAAATAATAAAGCCTAGTTAA